A genomic region of Gammaproteobacteria bacterium contains the following coding sequences:
- a CDS encoding GGDEF domain-containing protein — protein sequence MPLNSHKLLETIIDKLNAGVIVVNSQFQIVLWNEFLANHSDIPPVQVVGRDLFEAFPDLPREWLEPKIRNVFILRNYAFTSWDTRPYLLPFNHNRPVSGGVDCMRQNCTFIPLQDPDSGEEFVCITLYDVTDSSIYETLLKDAVKNLSEMSSRDALTNIYNRRFLIQTLEKDIGRSVRYGHKLSIILFDLDHFKRVNDNFGHLMGDQVLKTVAELASSSLRSSDTIGRYGGEEFIIILPETSLEGALVLAERLRVKIASTPIFHKCKKLRITASMGVAQLAPDCDKVEPFIHNADIALYHSKANRRNEVTAYLPGLPDLVGKQFESSVSEDEDWEIFSVTVGYR from the coding sequence ATGCCATTAAATTCACACAAACTCCTGGAAACCATTATCGACAAGCTCAATGCGGGCGTAATCGTCGTTAATAGCCAATTCCAGATTGTTTTGTGGAACGAATTTCTGGCCAACCACAGTGACATCCCCCCAGTACAAGTCGTCGGTCGCGATCTATTCGAGGCATTTCCAGATTTACCTAGGGAATGGTTGGAGCCCAAGATTCGCAACGTGTTCATCTTGCGTAACTATGCTTTCACTTCTTGGGACACACGCCCATATCTACTGCCATTCAACCATAACCGTCCAGTTTCCGGCGGTGTTGACTGCATGCGTCAAAACTGCACGTTTATCCCCTTGCAAGATCCCGATTCAGGGGAAGAGTTCGTCTGCATTACGCTATATGACGTTACCGACAGCAGTATTTATGAGACTCTACTTAAAGATGCAGTAAAGAACCTCTCCGAAATGAGCAGCCGGGATGCGTTAACGAACATCTATAATCGACGCTTCCTGATTCAGACCCTTGAGAAAGACATTGGCCGCTCGGTGAGGTATGGACACAAGCTCTCGATAATCTTATTCGATCTAGATCACTTTAAGCGAGTTAACGACAACTTTGGCCACCTAATGGGAGACCAGGTTTTAAAAACCGTCGCAGAACTTGCCTCATCATCACTCAGAAGCTCAGACACTATCGGGCGATATGGAGGAGAGGAATTCATCATTATCCTGCCAGAGACCTCGCTTGAAGGGGCTTTGGTTCTGGCCGAAAGGCTGCGTGTGAAAATTGCCAGTACGCCGATTTTCCACAAATGCAAAAAATTACGCATCACCGCCAGCATGGGGGTAGCTCAACTAGCCCCCGACTGTGACAAAGTGGAGCCCTTTATACATAATGCAGATATCGCGCTCTACCATTCAAAAGCCAATCGCCGCAACGAAGTTACGGCCTATCTTCCAGGCCTGCCTGATCTTGTTGGCAAGCAATTTGAAAGCTCCGTATCCGAAGACGAAGACTGGGAGATTTTCTCAGTCACCGTCGGATATCGATAG